One Vitis riparia cultivar Riparia Gloire de Montpellier isolate 1030 chromosome 4, EGFV_Vit.rip_1.0, whole genome shotgun sequence genomic window carries:
- the LOC117913676 gene encoding cytochrome P450 90B1 isoform X2, whose translation MSDLEFFLLLLASISVPLVILNLIKRKQSGLNLPPGNTGWPFLGETIGYLKPYSATSIGDFMEQHISRFGEIYKSNLFGEPTIVSADSGLNRFILQNEGKLFECSYPRSIGGILGKWSMLVLVGDMHRDMRTISLNFLSHGRLRTHLLPEVVKHTLLVLSSWKENCTFSAQDEAKKFTFNLMAKHIMSLDPGKPETEQLKKEYVTFMKGVVSAPLNFPGTAYRKALQSRSTILKFIELKMEERIQKLRGGGFENMEDDDLLGWVLKHSNLSTEQILDLVLSLLFAGHETSSVAIALAIYFLEGCPNAVQQLREEHLEISRAKKQSGELELSWEDYKKMEFTQCVISETLRLGNVVRFLHRKALKDVRYKGYDIPCGWKVLPVIAAVHLDPSLFDQPQQFNPWRWQNNGNRGNSSSWSTATNQNFMPFGGGPRLCAGSELAKLEMAVFIHHLVLNYNWELVDKDQAFAFPFVDFPKGLPIKVRHHNFT comes from the exons ATGTCTGACTTGGAGTTTTTTCTCCTCCTCCTTGCGTCAATCTCAGTTCCCCTTGTGATTCTCAATCTGATCAAAAGAAAGCAAAGCGGACTTAATCTACCTCCGGGAAACACGGGTTGGCCTTTTCTGGGTGAAACCATCGGCTATTTAAAGCCGTACTCGGCCACTTCAATAGGAGACTTCATGGAGCAACACATATCAAG GTTCGGAGAAATCTACAAGTCCAATCTGTTTGGCGAGCCAACCATAGTCTCAGCGGATTCTGGGCTGAACAGATTCATACTACAGAACGAAGGAAAATTGTTTGAATGCAGCTATCCCAGAAGCATAGGTGGAATTCTTGGGAAATGGTCCATGCTGGTTTTAGTTGGAGACATGCATAGAGACATGAGAACCATCTCCCTCAACTTCTTGAGCCATGGCAGGCTTAGGACTCATCTCCTACCAGAGGTGGTGAAGCACACTTTGCTTGTTCTAAGCTCTTGGAAGGAGAATTGTACATTTTCTGCTCAAGATGAAGCTAAGAAG TTTACCTTCAATCTGATGGCAAAACATATCATGAGCTTGGATCCCGGAAAGCCGGAGACTGAGCAGCTTAAGAAAGAGTATGTTACTTTCATGAAAGGAGTGGTATCGGCTCCTTTGAATTTCCCTGGAACTGCATACAGAAAAGCCCTACAG TCTCGGTCCACCATCTTAAAATTTATCGAGCTGAAGATGGAAGAGAGGATTCAGAAACTGAGGGGAGGAGGGTTTGAGAATATGGAGGATGACGATCTTCTTGGATGGGTGCTGAAGCATTCCAACCTTTCAACTGAGCAAATCCTGGACTTGGTACTGAGCTTGCTCTTTGCTGGCCATGAAACTTCATCAGTGGCAATAGCTTTAGCTATCTACTTCTTGGAAGGCTGTCCCAACGCCGTTCAACAGCTAAGA GAAGAACACCTTGAAATTTCCAGGGCCAAGAAGCAATCAGGAGAGTTAGAATTGAGTTGGGAAGACTACAAGAAAATGGAATTCACTCAATGT GTTATTAGTGAGACACTGAGGCTTGGAAATGTGGTTAGGTTTCTACACAGAAAGGCCCTGAAAGATGTCCGGTACAAAG GGTATGACATTCCATGTGGGTGGAAAGTGCTTCCGGTGATTGCAGCAGTGCACTTGGATCCTTCCCTTTTCGACCAACCTCAACAATTCAATCCTTGGAGATGGCAG AATAATGGTAACCGAGGAAATTCGAGCAGCTGGAGCACAGCCACGAATCAAAACTTCATGCCATTTGGGGGAGGACCACGGCTATGTGCGGGCTCTGAATTGGCCAAACTGGAAATGGCGGTGTTCATCCACCATTTGGTTCTCAACTACAACTGGGAGTTGGTTGATAAGGATCAGGCTTTTGCCTTCCCATTCGTCGATTTTCCGAAGGGCCTACCCATCAAGGTCCGACACCACAATTTCACGTGA
- the LOC117913676 gene encoding cytochrome P450 90B1 isoform X1, whose amino-acid sequence MSDLEFFLLLLASISVPLVILNLIKRKQSGLNLPPGNTGWPFLGETIGYLKPYSATSIGDFMEQHISRFGEIYKSNLFGEPTIVSADSGLNRFILQNEGKLFECSYPRSIGGILGKWSMLVLVGDMHRDMRTISLNFLSHGRLRTHLLPEVVKHTLLVLSSWKENCTFSAQDEAKKFTFNLMAKHIMSLDPGKPETEQLKKEYVTFMKGVVSAPLNFPGTAYRKALQSRSTILKFIELKMEERIQKLRGGGFENMEDDDLLGWVLKHSNLSTEQILDLVLSLLFAGHETSSVAIALAIYFLEGCPNAVQQLREEHLEISRAKKQSGELELSWEDYKKMEFTQCVISETLRLGNVVRFLHRKALKDVRYKGYDIPCGWKVLPVIAAVHLDPSLFDQPQQFNPWRWQQNNGNRGNSSSWSTATNQNFMPFGGGPRLCAGSELAKLEMAVFIHHLVLNYNWELVDKDQAFAFPFVDFPKGLPIKVRHHNFT is encoded by the exons ATGTCTGACTTGGAGTTTTTTCTCCTCCTCCTTGCGTCAATCTCAGTTCCCCTTGTGATTCTCAATCTGATCAAAAGAAAGCAAAGCGGACTTAATCTACCTCCGGGAAACACGGGTTGGCCTTTTCTGGGTGAAACCATCGGCTATTTAAAGCCGTACTCGGCCACTTCAATAGGAGACTTCATGGAGCAACACATATCAAG GTTCGGAGAAATCTACAAGTCCAATCTGTTTGGCGAGCCAACCATAGTCTCAGCGGATTCTGGGCTGAACAGATTCATACTACAGAACGAAGGAAAATTGTTTGAATGCAGCTATCCCAGAAGCATAGGTGGAATTCTTGGGAAATGGTCCATGCTGGTTTTAGTTGGAGACATGCATAGAGACATGAGAACCATCTCCCTCAACTTCTTGAGCCATGGCAGGCTTAGGACTCATCTCCTACCAGAGGTGGTGAAGCACACTTTGCTTGTTCTAAGCTCTTGGAAGGAGAATTGTACATTTTCTGCTCAAGATGAAGCTAAGAAG TTTACCTTCAATCTGATGGCAAAACATATCATGAGCTTGGATCCCGGAAAGCCGGAGACTGAGCAGCTTAAGAAAGAGTATGTTACTTTCATGAAAGGAGTGGTATCGGCTCCTTTGAATTTCCCTGGAACTGCATACAGAAAAGCCCTACAG TCTCGGTCCACCATCTTAAAATTTATCGAGCTGAAGATGGAAGAGAGGATTCAGAAACTGAGGGGAGGAGGGTTTGAGAATATGGAGGATGACGATCTTCTTGGATGGGTGCTGAAGCATTCCAACCTTTCAACTGAGCAAATCCTGGACTTGGTACTGAGCTTGCTCTTTGCTGGCCATGAAACTTCATCAGTGGCAATAGCTTTAGCTATCTACTTCTTGGAAGGCTGTCCCAACGCCGTTCAACAGCTAAGA GAAGAACACCTTGAAATTTCCAGGGCCAAGAAGCAATCAGGAGAGTTAGAATTGAGTTGGGAAGACTACAAGAAAATGGAATTCACTCAATGT GTTATTAGTGAGACACTGAGGCTTGGAAATGTGGTTAGGTTTCTACACAGAAAGGCCCTGAAAGATGTCCGGTACAAAG GGTATGACATTCCATGTGGGTGGAAAGTGCTTCCGGTGATTGCAGCAGTGCACTTGGATCCTTCCCTTTTCGACCAACCTCAACAATTCAATCCTTGGAGATGGCAG CAGAATAATGGTAACCGAGGAAATTCGAGCAGCTGGAGCACAGCCACGAATCAAAACTTCATGCCATTTGGGGGAGGACCACGGCTATGTGCGGGCTCTGAATTGGCCAAACTGGAAATGGCGGTGTTCATCCACCATTTGGTTCTCAACTACAACTGGGAGTTGGTTGATAAGGATCAGGCTTTTGCCTTCCCATTCGTCGATTTTCCGAAGGGCCTACCCATCAAGGTCCGACACCACAATTTCACGTGA